A region of the Lysobacter sp. K5869 genome:
TTCAGCAGTCCCAAAGTGGGGCAAGTGCTGTTGGCCGCGGCGACATCGGCCGCCTCGCAGTAAGCGTACGTAGTTGTGCGCACCTCGTTGGTCGTGGTGTCGCGCACGGCGATGCTGGCCGGTTGCAGGCGTACGTTGCGGACAATGCGGGTTTCCCGGTTGCCCGCGCTGGTCAGCACCACTCGGTTGCTGACGATGTCGGTGCGCGATTGGCTGATGCGTTCGTCGGTGAGGCCGGCCGCTTCCTTGACCGTATGAGTCCGCGCCGCCTGGCCGGTGATCGGGTCGTTGGCCTCGCTGTAGCTGTGCACCGTCTGCACGCCGCGCCGGTCCGTCGTGCTGCTCAGGCGGCGACGGAAGTCCGTGGATTCCGGCTGGAACGTACGAGAGAAGACCCCGCGCACATCGGTGAAGGCATTGAGCTTGCGCGGCAGGCCACTCGCCCCGGCGGCGTCCAAGCCATACGTCATAACGTTGCCCAGCGAGTCCGTCACGACGGAGCCGCCGTTTGAGGGATAACTCAAGGTCGCCGAATCGGCGCCATCCGCATGCGTAGTGGATACGACCCGCGCCTTATCGTCGTAGGCGAAGGTGCTGTAACGCTGTCCATCTTCGCGGGTCACGCCGGTCAGGAAGCGCGGATAGCGCGAATCCTCGTAGTGGTAAGTGCGGGTCGCGCCACCGGGATAGGTGACGGTTCCGACCTGCCCGCCCGCGGTGTAAGCGTAGCTGGCGAGCGCGACGCCGGCCGAACGGATCGCCAGGATCGGCGCGTTGTCGCCGCCGGCGCCGTATTCGAACACCAGGCCGCGGCCGCTGCTGTGGGTGATCGTCGCCAGGCGCCGCGACTCGTCATAGCCATACGTCAGCGAAGTGCCGTCTTCCAGACGCTGCTCCACCAGACGGCCGTCGCCATTGAATCTCAGCACCCGGTCCGAACGGTACAACAACCATTGGGCGCCGTCAGCGACGATGCGGTTGCCGCTGCCGTCGCCGGCCTCGTAGGCCGCGCCCACGGCGGTGAACGGAATCTGCGAGCCGTCGGCTTCGATCAAACCCATCTGGAAGGTTTGATTCGAATCCGCCGGGTCGGTGCCCATGGCCAGTTGGATATTGTGCGAGTGCGTCCAGCCGACGCCGAAGCCGGTACGCCCGGCCGACGCCATCGAATGGAAATGGCGCTCGAACGCGATCCAGCCCAGATCGAAGTCGGGCGCGGGCTCGGACTTGTCGCCGGTGGTCGGATCGCAGGGGTTCTTGACCGGACACTCGTTCTTGGGCAGCGGCTTGGTTTCATAAACGATCTGGAAATCCGGCCCGGCGCAAGCTTTCTTTTCCTCGTTCCAAGACAGCACCGAAATCGGGCAGCCCACGGTACGCACGCGGGTCAGGGAACCGCTGACGGAGACCGTTTCGCATTGGCTCCCGGTCCATGCCGATCGCGTCCCGGTGTACTCGCCGTAATCGTGCGTGGAGGTTCTGTTGTCGTCCCACAAGGCTTGCTCGGCCCAATCCGGGGCGATCTGGATCGCCGTGGCGGCTGGGCAGCCCTCCCCCGTGCTTTCCTGATTGAAGCGCGCGGTAATCTGCGCTTTGAGTTCCTCGATGGAACCGACGTCGGGCGCGCCCGACGTGCTGAAATCGTTGTAGATCCACGGGTCGACGACCGGCGGCAGCGGCTCGAAATCGTAGTTGTAAAGCGTCCGGTTGCCGAAGACGACGGCCTTGGTCACCAGCATCTTGGGCTCCACTCCTTCGGTCAGCGTGGAGAGGAAGGTCTTGATTTCCTGCTGCATGCCCGCTTCGGTGCGCTGAGGTTGCGCGGGCACCGAATTGGTCGTCCAAAGCGTGCCGGCCTCCTGGGCTTGGGCGCTGGTGCTGAGCGCTGCTGCGACGCAGACCGCGAGGACGGCCAACATCGGGCGGCGCGGTAAAGCGCGATTTGAAATTCCTTTTCTCATGGACATCACGTTCTCCTTGTGGGGCAGTCAGGTGCCCGGGCTCAGACGACTACGGCCGCGCGGGCGAAACGGTTCGCCTCGTACGGTCAAGAACATTGTTCGAACAAACGACGAAGTGCCCGCGGGCCGCGCAGGGAACCGTGGAGGACCGCCTTCGACGGGAACAAATGACGGGAACTGGTGCTGAGCGATGCCGAGCGCCGCGCTCGATCTCGCAGCGGAGTAGATAACGGCAGGCGGTGAATGCGGCATATGACATATCCGTGTCTGGCGCGAGACGGGCCACTCAGTCCTTGTGACGCAGCCCAAGCATGATTGTCCAAGCCAATCTCTCTGGCAATAGTCGCTTAGGCCGATATCGAACGCACTGACCGGGTCGGCCCGTTTTGGTACGTAATGATTTGTGCATTTGCGCGCTGCATGCGAATTGCTGGTCCGTCGGCGCCGCCTTGCCGACTCTGGCGAGACCGCCTTGCCCACCCTGCCCGAACGACACCGCTGGGCCGAACCATTCCATTTCCGCCAACCCGCGCAACAGGATGCGGGCGTAGGCTGCCTGCACGCGCCGTCGGCGCGGCGCGGCGATCCCGCGCGTTGACATGGAGTGGAGATGGATATGAATCGCGAAAAAGCCGAACAGATCGCGGCGCATCTCGCCGCGGGGATGCTGGCCAGCGGCCAGTACGCCATGAGCGAGGACACCGGCGGCGACGCCGAGTTCGTCGCGTCGTTGTACAACGCCATCGTCGATAAGCTGGTGGTGGCGCGCTCTTCCGACGGTTGACGCAATTCCCCGCGACGCGGCCCGCAGCTTCTGTAGGAGCGACGCGAGTCGTGATCGCGGGGTTGCAGCGCCGTAGTCGTAGCGGCGCGGTCGCGGCTCACGCCGCTCCTACAGGGGGCAGCGAGCCTTACGCGGGACGAGGGTTCGCTTCGTCCAGGTAATGCGCCACCACCTCCTGGAACTTGCGTTCGTCGAAGCGCAAGCCGTTCGTGTAGACGAGCACGGGCGTGCCGACGGTGGAGTTCGCGGAGGCCATGCGCTTGTAGAAGCGATGGTCGCGATGCGCGGCGAGGAAGCGCTCGGGGTCTTTCAACAAGATCTTGTAGCCGTGCAGGCCGGAACCGGTGAGGTCGGTGTGGGCCTGCACGCCGGCGATATCGCTCCACTTGATCCGGATCGCGCCGTTCAAGTCCAAGCCGTCGGGGCCCGCCTTGAGCGGGCTGCCGCCGCGCGCCTTGATCGCGCCTAGCGCGGCCATGCTCAGGCCTAAGACGCAGCCCAACGCGGTCATCGGATAGAAGATGCGCGGATCGCGCAGCACCGCACGCAGGCTGTCCGGATCGGGACCGCGCAACAGCAGATAGGCGCAGCCGATGCCCAGCGCGAGCAGGAACGCGCTCGCCAACAGAATCTTGCCCTTGGCGATCTCGGCAGTGAAGTTCGGATAGTTCATGCGGGCGCCTCAAAATCCTTTCGCGGCCCGGCGCGGCCGGGCGTCCATGCGGGCGCGGGCCCGATGCGACGGCAGCCTAGCACGCGACCTGAGCGCCGCCGCGCGGACGCCGCGCCGCCGGTCCGGAGGCAACGGCGCCGCGCGGCCGCGCGCTCAGTCCAGCGGCAACGCCAGCACCTGCCCGGTGCTCAGAATCGCGCCGAACGTGTCGTCGATGCTCGCCAGCGCGGCGCGGTGCAGATCCGCGTGCGGCAGCACGCGGCCGTCGCCGCTGTCGAGGTCGCGGGTGGCGCAGGCGTCGCTGACGACGATCACTTCGAAACCGAGCGGCACCGCGTCGCGCGCGGCGCCTGCGACGCAGGCGTGGGTCATCAGGCCGGAGATCACCAGCGTGCCGATGCCGGCGTCCTTGAGTTGACGCTCGAGGTCGGTGGTCGGGAACACGCTGACCGAAGTCTTGCGCACCACGCGATGGTTCGCGCCGGGTTGCAGGTCGTCGTGGAAGCGCACGCCGTCGCCGTGCTCGGCGAACACCGGCGCTTCCGGCGGCGTCACGTGCTGGATGTGGAAGACCGGCAGCCCGTGCGCGTCGGCGTGGGCGATGAGCTTGCGCGCGTTGCCTAGCGCCGCGGCGCCGTCGGGAATCGGCATGCGGCCGCTGAAGTATTCGTTCTGGAAATCGATGACGAGCAACGCGGTGCGGCCGGCCGGCAGCGATCGCGGCGCGGCGGCGCCGGCCAGGGTGCGAATGGTGGGATGGTTCATGGCGGTGTCCGTGTTGGGGGGGATCGAAGACGAACGCGCGCCCGTGCGCCGGCCGATGGGCCCGCGGTTCGATTTGGGTTGGAGGCGCGTCGCCCGGAGGACCGGATGGCGGCCGCGTCGGCGCGCGCATCGGGCGAAGCGAAATTTAGGCGCGTCGCTTCAGCGCCGCCATTAAGCCGAGTGCTGGGTCTTTAAACGATCGTCCACGGATGCGTACGGCCCGCACCGCAGATCGATTCGCATCGAACCGTCTTGCGGCGTACACCGCCGGCGTCGTACTCAGCCCGCCTCCGCGCGGCGCCGGGTCGCGCCCGGGGTTTCGCCGGCGATGGAACGGAACGCCAGATGCATGCCCACCACCGAGGCGTAACCGACTTGCTGCGCCACCGCTTCCTGCGAGAGCTCGGTGCCGCGCAACAAGCGCCGCGCCTCGGCCACGCGGATGCGCGCCAGATGCCGCGCCGGCGGCTCGCCGACCAAGGCGTTGAAGCGCGCCGACAACGCGGACTTGGACATGCCGGCGTGCGCGGCCAGTTCTTCCAGCGAACATTTCTCGCCGAAGTGCGTGTACATGTAGTAGAGGCAGCGGGCGATGCGCGGATCGCGCAAGGCGCTGGTGCCGTCGTCGCGCTCGCTGTCGACGCCGGCGACGGCCAGTTCCAGGCCGAGGCTGTAGATCAGTTCCAGCGCCCGCAACAGCACCGGATTGCGCAGCGCCGCGGCGCGTTCGAGTTCCTGGCTCAGCCCGCGCAATGCGTGGCTCAGCATCGGCGCGCCGGCGATGGCCGCGGCATCGACGATCATCGTCGGCGGAAACAGGCGGCACAGCGGCATCGCGCTGGTGGCGTCGTAATGCAGTCCCGCGCAGAGCACGCGCGGGAGCGATGTGGGGTCGCCTGCCGACGCCGCCGCCGGCGCGCGCAAAAGCGCGTCGGGCAGCGGCATGGAAACCTCCAGTCTCCCCAACCGCTCCGCGACGCTGTGCGGAAACAGCGCCAACTCGCCTTCTTGCAGAACCAAGGGACGGCCGCCGTCGTCGAGTTCGACCCGACCGCGCGCGGCATACACGAACAGCCCGTTGACGCCGGCCGCATGCGGCTCTTGCCAGCGCTGCGGCGAGGCGGTGTCGCAAAGGAATCGCGCTTCCAGGCGGACCCGGGTCAGCAACGCGATCAGCAGGTCGGCTTGTTCCAGCATGGTCGAGTTCGATGGCCGCGGCGGGGCGAGGCTTGCGACGATAGGTCAGGCGCGGCGCGGTTGTCAGCCGCGGGCGCGCGCAAACGCCGGGATCGGCAACATCGGCAGAAGACCGCGTTGCGGCGACTCGCCATCGCTGCCGCGCCGGAAGCGGCGCGGCAGCGATGAGCGGCGCGGGCCAAAGGAACCGCCGCGCCGACGCGCAACGGTCAGTACGACCCGACCGGCCGCGGCCGCGCCTCGAACGCCGGCACCACCGCGCCCTTGGCCGGGCTGCCGTCGGCCTTCCAGACCAGGGTTTCCACCGGGAACGCCTGGGTCCGCGTCATCGCGTCGACCTGTTTGGCGATCAGCTGCGGCGCGCCCGGCGCGTCCGGGTTCCAGGCGAACACGCCGGCCTTGCCGTACCACACCGCCGGCGTGGCGGCATCGATGCGGCGGTCGGGGCACATCGTGTAGCGGCGCTGCGCCAATACCCGCAACGCGCCGACGGGAACCGCGCGCACCCCAGGCGTGGTGCGTTCCTTGGAATGGCCCGGACACAGGTTCGCGGCCTGGGCGATGGCCGATTCGTAAACCTCGGCGTCGCTTTGTGCGTGGGCCGCGGTGGCGGCGAGCAACAGCGCGGCGGCGATCGCGAAGGCGGCGGGGCGGCGCGGCGAAACGAAAGACGTCATGGCGAAACTCCTTGTAGAGCGACTGCGAGGGGGCATCGGGGGATGCCCGCGGGGCATGGCCCGGCGCGGATCCGATCCGCGCGCGGCAGGGCCGGCCGAAGAATAGCCAAGGGGTCCGCGACGAATGTAAGCGTCGGGTTAGCGCGCGGCCGGCGCGGCGCGAGCCGCGGCCCGCCGCGAATTCAGCGAAATCCCGCGCTGCGAGCGGTGCGCCCCGGCCGCGCCGGCACCGCTCCAGCGCCCCGCCCCTGCCGCCCGAGCGCCGCCCGTGGCTACAATAGGGCGATGGCAGGGCCCCGCGTTCCGACACGGTCCGCACCGCGCCGCGATGCGCCCGACCCTCGGAGAACCCGCATAAGCCATTGATTTCAAAGACGGCCCCGTAGCTCAGCTGGATAGAGCATCCCCCTCCTAAGGGGAAGGTCACACGTTCGAATCGTGTCGGGGTCGCCAGCTTCCATCGCGGCGCGCAGTGCGCGCCGGCGCGTCCCGCGCGGACGCCGCATCCGCCATCCCGTTTCGCGCGCCCCCCGCGCGCACCATCTGGAGCTTTCGGTATGACCCACCCCGTTCTCGCCGCCCTGGGACTCAAAGACAACGAGTCCGGCACCTACCTCGGCCACGGCGAATGGTCCAAGACCGCCGACGCCGGCGTGCTGGAACCCGTCAATCCCACCGACGGCGAAGTGCTGGCGCGCGTGCAGGCGTCCTCGCAGGCCGATTACGACCTCATCGTCGCCCGCGCCCAGGCCGCCTTCGCGGTGTGGCGCACCACCCCGGCGCCGCGCCGCGGCGAAGCGATCCGCCTGTGCAGCGACGCGCTGCGCAAGCATAAGGACGCGCTGGGTTCGCTGGTCGCGCTGGAAATGGGCAAGTCCAAGCCGGAAGGCGACGGCGAAGTGCAGGAAATGATCGACATCGGCGATTTCGCCGTCGGCCTGTCGCGCCAGCTCTACGGCCTGACCATGCACTCCGAGCGCCCCGGCCACCGCATGTACGAACAGTGGCACCCGCTGGGCCTGGTCGGCATCATCTCGGCGTTCAACTTCCCGGTGGCGGTATGGGCCTGGAACAGCTTCGTCGCGGCGATCTGCGGCGACATCTCGATCTGGAAGCCCTCGCCCAAGACCCCGCTGTCGGCGATCGCGTCGATGAAGATCTGCAACGAAGCGCTGCGCGCCGGCGGCTTCCCCGACCTGTTCTTCCTGTTCAACGACGCCGGCACCGAGCTGGCTTCGAGC
Encoded here:
- a CDS encoding AraC family transcriptional regulator, yielding MLEQADLLIALLTRVRLEARFLCDTASPQRWQEPHAAGVNGLFVYAARGRVELDDGGRPLVLQEGELALFPHSVAERLGRLEVSMPLPDALLRAPAAASAGDPTSLPRVLCAGLHYDATSAMPLCRLFPPTMIVDAAAIAGAPMLSHALRGLSQELERAAALRNPVLLRALELIYSLGLELAVAGVDSERDDGTSALRDPRIARCLYYMYTHFGEKCSLEELAAHAGMSKSALSARFNALVGEPPARHLARIRVAEARRLLRGTELSQEAVAQQVGYASVVGMHLAFRSIAGETPGATRRRAEAG
- a CDS encoding cysteine hydrolase family protein, with the translated sequence MNHPTIRTLAGAAAPRSLPAGRTALLVIDFQNEYFSGRMPIPDGAAALGNARKLIAHADAHGLPVFHIQHVTPPEAPVFAEHGDGVRFHDDLQPGANHRVVRKTSVSVFPTTDLERQLKDAGIGTLVISGLMTHACVAGAARDAVPLGFEVIVVSDACATRDLDSGDGRVLPHADLHRAALASIDDTFGAILSTGQVLALPLD